In the genome of Vicinamibacterales bacterium, the window GATGAGCAAGGCAGACCAACCATAGTAGACTGGTGCCTGCTCAGCCCGCCCCGATCTCACATCGGGCCGGTTGAAAGCACCGAACGAGAACGTCTTTTCATAAGCTCACCCTTAAAAGGCCTCTACGACACGCCCGTTGACCGGCAATCCGCCTATGAAATATTGACAGCTCGCAATAACAATACCGCCACGCAACAGAACCTGCCACAGACCTCAGCGGAGCAAAACAGCATAACCAAGCAGATTATTGAGGCCGGGAAAGCGGCATTGGGCGGGGGCGGCGGGCGTCAATCGGTGGGGGAGACCTTACTCAAATCCGTGG includes:
- a CDS encoding helicase HerA-like domain-containing protein; this encodes DEQGRPTIVDWCLLSPPRSHIGPVESTERERLFISSPLKGLYDTPVDRQSAYEILTARNNNTATQQNLPQTSAEQNSITKQIIEAGKAALGGGGGRQSVGETLLKSVVRTVGSQIGRSLVRGLLGSLTGRR